Proteins from a genomic interval of Kitasatospora herbaricolor:
- a CDS encoding acyl-CoA dehydrogenase family protein, protein MRRTVFNEDHEAFRETIRDFIAKEVVPVYESWEAEGHPPRDFYRKLGALGVYGIEVPEEYGGAGETGFKYQAVVSEECARAGVTFGSSGVHTGLVLPYLMEYADEEQKRRWLPGFVSGDIMTAIAMTEPGAGSDLAGITTTARLSEDGTHYVLNGAKTFITGGVLADLVLVVCRTAPYDPADRRAGLSILCVDTTSEGYAVGRKLQKIGLRTSDTAELSFTDVKVPVADLLGEEGKAFAYLTHNLVQERLAIAVGAYASAAAAVQFAVRYVKDRKVFGKAVAEFQNTKFTLADCEAQVVAQQSMVDRALELYQNGELTVADAAAAKLFCTESASEVIDKCLQLHGGYGYILEYPIARLYTDNRVFRIYGGTSEVMRTIIAKSLGL, encoded by the coding sequence CAAGGAGGTCGTCCCGGTCTACGAGAGCTGGGAGGCCGAGGGCCACCCGCCGCGCGACTTCTACCGCAAGCTCGGCGCGCTCGGCGTCTACGGCATCGAGGTGCCCGAGGAGTACGGCGGCGCGGGCGAGACCGGCTTCAAGTACCAGGCGGTGGTCAGCGAGGAGTGCGCCCGGGCGGGTGTGACCTTCGGGTCCTCCGGCGTGCACACCGGCCTGGTGCTGCCGTACCTGATGGAGTACGCCGACGAGGAGCAGAAGCGGCGCTGGCTGCCCGGCTTCGTCTCCGGCGACATCATGACGGCGATCGCGATGACCGAGCCGGGCGCCGGCTCCGACCTCGCGGGCATCACCACCACGGCCAGGCTGTCCGAGGACGGCACCCACTACGTGCTGAACGGCGCCAAGACCTTCATCACCGGCGGGGTCCTCGCCGACCTGGTCCTGGTGGTCTGCCGCACCGCGCCGTACGACCCGGCCGACCGCCGGGCGGGCCTGTCGATCCTGTGCGTGGACACCACCTCCGAGGGCTACGCGGTCGGCCGCAAGCTGCAGAAGATCGGCCTGCGCACCTCCGACACCGCGGAACTCTCCTTCACGGACGTCAAGGTGCCGGTCGCCGACCTGCTCGGCGAGGAGGGCAAGGCCTTCGCGTACCTGACCCACAACCTGGTGCAGGAGCGGCTGGCGATCGCGGTCGGCGCGTACGCCTCGGCCGCCGCGGCCGTGCAGTTCGCCGTCCGGTACGTGAAGGACCGCAAGGTGTTCGGCAAGGCGGTCGCCGAGTTCCAGAACACCAAGTTCACGCTGGCCGACTGCGAGGCCCAGGTGGTCGCCCAGCAGTCGATGGTGGACCGCGCCCTGGAGCTCTACCAGAACGGCGAACTGACGGTGGCGGACGCCGCCGCCGCCAAGCTGTTCTGCACCGAGTCGGCCTCCGAGGTGATCGACAAGTGCCTCCAGCTGCACGGTGGTTACGGCTACATCCTGGAGTACCCGATCGCCCGCCTCTACACCGACAACCGGGTGTTCCGGATCTACGGCGGCACCAGCGAGGTCATGCGCACGATCATCGCGAAGTCGCTCGGCCTGTAG